A genomic window from Blastococcus saxobsidens DD2 includes:
- a CDS encoding PspC domain-containing protein produces MTSAPPPAPPTVEPPGWQPPPVRPQLRRSRSDKVIGGVNGGLADYTGIDALLWRVGFVALAVAGGTGVLVYLLLWLLMPAGADGPAPAAAPGQPAGAVRRREPAGPRSPVPGITVAGLLIVVGVLVLISRLIGWDIDAVGYLGTALAVVGAGLVAAAFSGGRTARGGLIALGVVLSLALAIAAAAPSTDGGLGDRSFRPQTVADVREVYAGGVGDLTVDLSDVPMADLADALDIEVQHGIGDVEVILPRSADARVRVDQGVGETHVLGSDEFGTDFFPGRGTAEWTDDGEAEIVLEINTGIGEVEVSRG; encoded by the coding sequence ATGACATCCGCTCCTCCTCCTGCACCACCCACGGTGGAACCGCCCGGCTGGCAGCCGCCACCGGTCCGTCCGCAGCTGCGCCGCAGCCGCTCCGACAAGGTCATCGGCGGGGTGAACGGCGGCCTGGCCGATTACACCGGGATCGACGCACTCCTGTGGCGGGTCGGCTTCGTCGCCCTCGCGGTCGCCGGCGGCACCGGCGTCCTGGTCTACCTCCTGCTGTGGCTGCTGATGCCGGCCGGCGCGGACGGCCCCGCGCCGGCGGCGGCCCCCGGGCAGCCGGCCGGCGCCGTGCGTCGGCGCGAGCCGGCCGGTCCCCGGTCACCCGTTCCCGGCATCACGGTCGCCGGCCTGCTGATCGTCGTCGGCGTCCTCGTGCTGATCAGCCGGCTGATCGGCTGGGACATCGACGCGGTCGGTTACCTCGGGACCGCCCTGGCCGTGGTCGGCGCGGGACTCGTCGCGGCCGCGTTCAGCGGGGGCCGCACCGCCCGCGGCGGTCTGATCGCCCTGGGCGTCGTGCTCTCGCTGGCCCTGGCCATCGCCGCCGCGGCGCCGTCGACCGACGGCGGGTTAGGCGACCGCAGCTTCCGCCCGCAGACCGTCGCCGACGTGCGCGAGGTCTACGCCGGTGGCGTCGGCGACCTCACCGTCGACCTCTCCGACGTCCCGATGGCCGATCTCGCCGACGCCCTCGACATCGAGGTGCAGCACGGCATCGGCGACGTCGAGGTGATCCTGCCGCGCTCCGCCGATGCCCGCGTCCGGGTCGACCAGGGAGTGGGCGAGACCCACGTCCTCGGCTCCGACGAGTTCGGCACCGATTTCTTCCCCGGTCGCGGAACGGCTGAGTGGACCGACGACGGCGAGGCGGAGATCGTGCTCGAGATCAACACCGGTATCGGTGAGGTGGAGGTGTCCCGTGGCTGA
- a CDS encoding ATP-binding protein: MTTTPAAPPRPPLARPRTGRVVAGVAAGTAAHLRQDPLVVRVAFVLLATTGLGIALYALLWMTMSVAAPGDEAAPAVQGWRPAGAWQWIALVVLGLAAASVLGQVAQWTSSDVVVPLVLLVGGLAVIWRQLDTDRTLAVPEARWALLGGVAVVGAGLFLLLATTGQLANARNGFAATLLILTGVVLVTAPLWRRLLDSRADERAARIRSEERAAVAAHLHDSVLQTLALIQRNAEEPQAVSRLARSQERELRAWLYDPAQVREGGTWAGLVAGMVAEVESDHALTVDPVVVGDAPVDDALAALGAATREALVNAAKHSGAGSADLYTEVTAAQVSVFVRDRGKGFDPATVPDDRRGLRDSVHGRLARLGGTALVRSTPGEGTEVELVLPRNGAPRGSEPSNTVSGALRASEQRSSR, translated from the coding sequence GTGACCACCACCCCCGCAGCGCCGCCGCGTCCGCCGCTGGCGCGCCCGCGCACGGGTCGCGTGGTCGCCGGCGTCGCCGCCGGTACCGCGGCACACCTCAGGCAGGACCCGCTGGTGGTGCGGGTGGCCTTCGTCCTCCTGGCGACCACGGGGCTGGGGATCGCCCTCTACGCGCTGCTCTGGATGACCATGTCGGTCGCCGCCCCGGGCGACGAGGCGGCCCCGGCGGTGCAGGGCTGGCGGCCGGCCGGCGCGTGGCAGTGGATCGCGCTGGTGGTGCTCGGCCTCGCGGCCGCGAGCGTGCTCGGGCAGGTTGCGCAGTGGACCAGCAGCGACGTCGTCGTGCCGCTGGTCCTGCTGGTGGGCGGACTCGCGGTGATCTGGCGGCAGCTGGACACCGACCGGACGCTCGCCGTCCCGGAGGCGCGCTGGGCACTGCTCGGGGGCGTCGCCGTGGTGGGTGCCGGGTTGTTCCTCCTGCTGGCCACGACGGGTCAGCTGGCCAACGCCCGCAACGGGTTCGCCGCCACGCTGCTCATCCTCACCGGGGTGGTGCTGGTGACGGCGCCGCTGTGGCGGAGGCTGCTGGACTCCCGTGCCGACGAGCGCGCCGCCCGCATCCGGTCGGAGGAGCGGGCCGCCGTCGCGGCGCACCTGCACGACTCGGTGCTGCAGACCCTCGCCCTGATCCAGCGCAACGCCGAGGAACCGCAGGCGGTCAGCCGGCTGGCCCGCAGCCAGGAGCGTGAACTGCGCGCCTGGCTCTACGACCCGGCGCAGGTGCGGGAGGGCGGCACGTGGGCAGGGCTGGTCGCCGGCATGGTGGCCGAGGTGGAGTCCGACCACGCGCTCACGGTGGACCCCGTCGTCGTCGGCGACGCCCCGGTCGACGACGCGCTCGCCGCTCTCGGGGCGGCGACGCGCGAAGCGCTGGTGAACGCGGCCAAGCACTCCGGCGCGGGGAGCGCGGACCTCTACACGGAGGTGACGGCGGCCCAGGTGTCGGTGTTCGTCCGCGACCGCGGGAAGGGGTTCGATCCCGCTACCGTCCCCGATGACCGCCGCGGGCTGCGTGACTCGGTGCACGGCCGGCTCGCCCGGCTGGGCGGCACGGCACTCGTCCGGTCGACACCGGGGGAGGGAACCGAGGTGGAGCTGGTCCTGCCGAGGAACGGAGCGCCCCGCGGGAGCGAACCGAGCAACACCGTGAGCGGAGCGCTCCGTGCGAGCGAGCAGAGGAGCAGCAGATGA
- a CDS encoding response regulator, whose protein sequence is MTPRVFVVDDHAMVRTGVRAELGTDVTMVGEAADVPTAIEGIRATRPDVVLLDVHLPGGDGRAVLETLRAELPEVKWLALSVSDAAEDVIAVIRAGARGYVTKTISGPDLLDAVRRVADGDVVFSPRLAGFVLDAFAAGTPVAPEPEEEATDPGLDLLSAREREVMQLLARGYTYREIGSRLFISVKTVESHASNVLRKLQLSNRNELTRWAATNRLL, encoded by the coding sequence ATGACGCCGCGGGTCTTCGTGGTCGACGACCACGCCATGGTGCGCACCGGTGTGCGGGCCGAGCTCGGGACCGACGTGACCATGGTCGGGGAGGCCGCCGACGTCCCCACCGCCATCGAGGGCATCCGCGCGACCCGGCCGGACGTCGTCCTGCTGGACGTGCACCTGCCCGGTGGTGACGGGCGCGCCGTGCTGGAGACGCTGCGCGCCGAGCTGCCCGAGGTGAAGTGGCTGGCGCTGTCGGTCTCCGACGCCGCGGAGGACGTCATCGCCGTCATCCGGGCCGGGGCGCGCGGCTACGTCACCAAGACCATCTCCGGCCCCGACCTGCTGGATGCCGTCCGCCGGGTGGCCGACGGCGACGTCGTCTTCAGCCCGCGGCTGGCCGGCTTCGTGCTCGACGCCTTCGCCGCCGGTACCCCGGTCGCACCCGAACCCGAGGAGGAGGCGACCGACCCCGGTCTGGACCTGCTCAGCGCCCGGGAGCGCGAGGTGATGCAACTGCTGGCCCGCGGCTACACCTACCGGGAGATCGGCTCGCGGCTGTTCATCTCGGTGAAGACGGTGGAGTCCCACGCGTCCAACGTGCTGCGCAAGCTACAGCTGTCCAACCGCAACGAGCTCACCCGCTGGGCGGCGACCAACCGCCTGCTGTGA
- a CDS encoding PIG-L deacetylase family protein yields MSSPFQPPSGPAEHVERVLCVLAHPDDVDFGSAGTVATWTAAGTEVTYLIVTDGDAGGFDDTPRQQMGPLRQAEQRAAAAAVGVTDVRFLGYPDGRLELTLDLRRDISRVIRQVRPQRVLTSSPERFWDRIGASHPDHMTVGESTLRAVYPDARNPFAFPELLAGEGLEAWTVAEVWLGASPRTDHAVDVTDVLDRKLAALRCHVSQVSHMENLDEFLTGWMRQTAERLGLPAGRLAEAFHVVHTA; encoded by the coding sequence GTGAGTTCCCCGTTCCAGCCCCCGTCCGGTCCCGCCGAGCACGTCGAACGCGTGCTCTGCGTCCTCGCCCACCCCGACGACGTCGACTTCGGCAGCGCGGGGACAGTCGCCACGTGGACCGCGGCCGGCACCGAGGTCACGTACCTGATCGTCACCGACGGCGACGCCGGCGGGTTCGACGACACACCCCGCCAGCAGATGGGGCCACTGCGGCAGGCCGAGCAGCGGGCGGCCGCCGCCGCGGTCGGGGTGACCGACGTGCGGTTCCTCGGCTACCCCGACGGCCGGCTCGAGCTCACCCTGGACCTGCGCCGCGACATCAGCCGGGTGATCCGGCAGGTGCGACCGCAACGGGTGCTCACCAGCTCGCCCGAGCGGTTCTGGGACCGGATAGGCGCCAGCCATCCCGACCACATGACCGTCGGCGAGTCCACGCTGCGGGCGGTCTACCCCGACGCCCGCAACCCGTTCGCCTTCCCGGAGCTGCTGGCGGGCGAGGGGCTGGAGGCGTGGACGGTCGCGGAGGTGTGGCTCGGCGCCAGCCCGCGCACCGACCACGCCGTCGACGTCACCGACGTCCTCGACCGGAAGCTCGCGGCGCTGCGCTGCCACGTCAGCCAGGTCAGCCACATGGAGAACCTGGACGAGTTCCTCACCGGCTGGATGCGGCAGACCGCCGAGCGGCTGGGACTCCCGGCCGGCCGGCTCGCCGAGGCCTTCCATGTCGTCCACACCGCGTAA